The following proteins come from a genomic window of Chionomys nivalis chromosome 9, mChiNiv1.1, whole genome shotgun sequence:
- the LOC130881408 gene encoding tubulin alpha-1C chain-like — MRECISIHVGQAGVQIGNACWELYCLEHGIQPDGQMPSDKTIGGGDDSFNTFFSETGAGKHVPRAVFVDLEPTVIDEVRTGTYRQLFHPEQLITGKEDAANNYARGHYTIGKEIIDLVLDRIRKLADQCTGLQGFLVFHSFGGETGSGFTSLLMERLSVDYGKKSKLEFSIYPAPQVSTAVVEPYNSILTTHTTLEHSDCAFMVDNEAIYDICRRNLDIERPTYTNLNRLISQIVSSITASLRFDGALNVDLTEFQTNLVPYPLIHFPLATYAPVISAEKAYHEQLTVAEITNACFEPANQMVKCDPRHGKYMACCLLYRGDVVPKDVNAAIATIKTKRTIQFVDWCPTGFKVGINYQPPTVVPGGDLAKVQRAVCMLSNTTAIAEAWARLDHKFDLMYAKCAFVHWYVGEGMEEGEFSEAREDMAALEKDYEEVGADSAEGDDEGEEY, encoded by the coding sequence ATGCGTGAGTGCATCTCCATCCACGTCGGCCAGGCTGGTGTCCAGATCGGCAATGCCTGCTGGGAACTCTACTGCCTGGAACATGGCATCCAGCCTGACGGCCAGATGCCAAGTGACAAGACCATTGGGGGAGGAGACGACTCCTTCAACACCTTCTTCAGTGAGACGGGCGCTGGCAAGCACGTGCCCCGGGCGGTGTTCGTAGACCTGGAGCCCACGGTTATTGATGAAGTTCGCACTGGTACCTACCGCCAGCTCTTCCACCCTGAGCAGCTCATCACAGGCAAGGAAGATGCTGCCAATAACTATGCCCGTGGCCACTACACCATTGGCAAGGAGATCATCGACCTCGTCTTGGACAGAATTCGCAAACTGGCCGACCAGTGCACAGGTCTTCAGGGCTTCTTGGTCTTCCACAGTTTTGGCGGGGAAACTGGCTCGGGGTTCACCTCCCTGCTGATGGAGAGGCTCTCTGTTGATTACGGAAAGAAGTCCAAGCTGGAGTTCTCCATCTACCCAGCCCCCCAGGTTTCCACCGCTGTGGTTGAGCCCTACAACTCCATCCTCACCACCCACACCACCCTGGAGCACTCTGATTGTGCCTTCATGGTGGACAACGAGGCCATCTATGACATCTGTCGTAGAAACCTCGACATTGAGCGCCCCACCTACACCAACCTTAACCGCCTCATTAGCCAGATTGTGTCCTCCATCACTGCTTCCCTCAGATTTGATGGAGCCCTGAATGTTGACCTGACAGAATTCCAGACCAACCTGGTGCCCTACCCTCTCATCCACTTCCCTCTGGCCACATATGCTCCTGTCATCTCTGCTGAGAAAGCCTACCATGAGCAGCTTACAGTAGCAGAGATCACCAATGCCTGCTTTGAGCCAGCCAACCAGATGGTGAAATGTGACCCTCGCCACGGTAAATACATGGCTTGCTGCCTGCTGTACCGTGGTGACGTGGTTCCCAAAGATGTCAATGCTGCCATTGCCACCATCAAGACCAAGCGTACCATCCAGTTTGTGGACTGGTGCCCCACTGGCTTCAAGGTTGGCATTAATTACCAGCCTCCCACTGTGGTACCTGGTGGAGACCTGGCCAAGGTCCAGAGAGCTGTGTGCATGCTGAGCAACACCACAGCCATCGCTGAGGCCTGGGCCCGCCTAGATCACAAGTTTGATCTGATGTATGCCAAGTGTGCCTTTGTGCACTGGTATGTGGGTGAGGGCATGGAGGAGGGGGAGTTCTCTGAGGCCCGTGAAGACATGGCTGCCCTGGAGAAGGATTATGAAGAGGTTGGGGCCGATAGTGCTGAAGGAGATGATGAGGGTGAAGAATATTAG